Genomic window (Rosa chinensis cultivar Old Blush chromosome 6, RchiOBHm-V2, whole genome shotgun sequence):
tctttactttattattttgttgtgtcaGAAAGCAATTTAGGAGAGTATGAAAACAGGATATTGGTGCATGTTTATATTGATATACACACCTGATAGTTGTGCGTCTTGATAACAGAAGGGTTGTCATTTGGGGTCTAAtatctttcttgtttctttgtggAGCCATGTAccttggacttctaattttttttttttccagtctaTACTTCCCTTATGTTTATATTGTTCTGAATTATAATGTTTTGATTGATAAAAGTtgcatgtatgattacttttacGCAATCGTATAGATGGGAGATTCACAAGGGAATGGTAAAAGAAAAGATTACAAAACTTGGAATGCTGAAGAGAGCAATGTTTTGCTTCAACTTATGGTTGAAGGCGCCAAACTTGGATTGCGTGATATTAATGGTGTGATAAGCAAACAAACAATAGAGGCGAAGCTACTTCCTAAACTGAAGGAAAAACTTAGTTGTGAAATAAGTTTTAGTCATTACCAAAGTAGAGTGAAATGGTTTAAGAAACAATACACCAATTACTCTCAACTTATGCGTCATAGTTCTGGATTTGGGTGGGATCCGATCACAAAGAGATTCACTGCTGATGATGAAGTATGGGTAGATTATTTGAAGGTGAGCTTAttgctttttcattttattctaATTTAGATTTATAGTTATTTCAAATGGTTATCATCATATTGAcacgtgtattttttttttgctactagTCACATCCAACGCATGGGCACTTTCGGTCagaaacttttccagactatgagGACTTGAAAATTGCAGTTGGAAATGGAACTGCAACTGGAATGGGCTCAATCAGTTTAGGTGATGATACAGATGCCTCTACATTTGGAGCGGAAGAAAACGGACCTTGGGGAATTGATGGATTAGTTTTTGATCGAAATACTAACATGTTCGTGCAAAGTGAAAATGAGTCATCACACCAAGAAAACTCGCCATCTCTTTCACAACAACCCTCCCAAGGTACCAATGTAGATGCTCCACCACATAGCAGGACTCAAGGAAAACGGAGTAGGACTGACTATGAAAATAATAGCGGCTCAAAGGGGGCAACTAGTCAGGCTGAGGTTTTAGAAAACTTATCAAGTGGCATTGGTAAAATTGTCACAAGTTTTGATAAAATTTGTGGCTTAATggagaagagagaatcaagAGAGAGTGATCTTTTGGATGCTATGAACGAGACCCCAGGATTAACTGATGAGGCTTGCTTTATGGCTCTTGATTTGCTTAATACTAAAGCAAAGCAAGATTTCTTCTTGAAGATGACTCCTGAACAACGACATAATTGGATCACCTATAAACAAATGCAATAGGTGTGGGTCAATCTCCACTAGCGACACCTAATAAGCAATAGGCTATGttctattattaattttaagttatggagtttgattttattttgtttgaattgCAGCTTGTTTTGAATGATTTTAAACTGGTATGTTATGAAttacaatttgattttttgtttgaatatttatgatttttgatttgcttttgaatgaatgttaatatgaatagtgatatatttttttataaatatgttTAGGTGCTTTCTCTATTAGCAATGTCTGAAATGGACATGTATGGagctgatgaagaggaagagcagTTTTACGAGGCTGTTAAGATATTATTAATGGCAATACAAGCAGTGATTTATGTGTTATACGAACTTGTGTTCAGCATACGTGGTGAACATATTAGACATCCGCTGACTCGTCGACCAGTGACATCAAGTGGATACATATATATGCACAACATATTGGACAGAGACCCTCAAATCTTTAGAGATGTGTATAGAATGTATCCTGACGTGTTTCGAAAATTATGTAGCATCCTAAAAGCGAAAACACCTTTACGGGATACAAGACACATTTGTGTTGAAGAAATGCTTGCAACCTTTTTACTAGTTGTCGGCCAAAATAATCGATACAGTGAAGCTCGGCTGATATTTGAGCGATCTCATTTTGCTGTTAGCAGAAGTTTCAACAAAGTCTTGAAGGCCTTGAATACAATAGCACCACAGTTTATGGCTAAACCTGAATCCATACCACCTAACATAAGAGAAAGTACAAGGTTCTATCCTTACTTTAAGGTAAGCAATGCAACTTTTATGGATGgttaattatttatttcattgTACAGTAATGAAgatattatttcattttttcttttcagctattgatatcttttttcattattttaggaTTGTGTCGGAGCTATAGATGGCACGCATATTCCTGCAACGGTAGTTGGACGTGAGGTAAGCAGATATCGAAATCGCCATGGGAAGATATCACAAAATGTATTAGCAGCTTGTAACTTTGATTTACAGTTCATATATGTGATTAGTGGATGGGAGGGTTCCGCTCATGATTCAAAAGTGTTGAATGATGCGATTTCTAGACGAAATGGACTCAAAGTGCCACCAGGTATAGTTTTACgtgcataaaaaaaattcagagtacttattacaatttatgtgatataacatatatataacatactaATTGCacatgttttttattattaggtaAATATTACTTAGGGGACTGCGGATTCCCAAATCGACGTCGGTTCCTAGCTCCATTTCGAGGTACTCGATATCACCTCAAAGATTttggtggtgaaggaaatcatccTGTCAATGCAATTGAGTTATTCAATCTTCGCCATGCTTCCTTGAGGAACGTAATTGAGAGAATATTTGGAATATTTAAGTCGcgtttcacaatcttcaaatcAGCACCACCATTTTTATATAAGACACAAGCAGAACTAGTTTTGGCTTGTGCAGGACTGCACAATTTTCTTCGACAGGAATGTCGTTCAGATGAATTTCCTCCTGAACCAGAAGAAGATCCGATAGACAATCACGAAGATAATTTTGAATGGGATGATTTTCAAACCCAAGATCAGCAAAGAGAGAATGCTAATGAATGGAGAATGAGTATTGCTACTCATATGTGGACAGATGCCCAACCAAAtgccaacaatgaaaacaatgacaatcaagaaagtgaaaatgaggGAGAAGAATAAATCATATCATTATTTCAAAGACGTCTGCTTATTTGGCATGAAACTTCatcaatgtgttttttttttccttctctttttggatatcttttggtttggttgattatatttggaggcttttcctttattttcttatatgtttgtttcatgACATTATTTGAGCTTCTCTGATTCCTACGCTAATGGTCATTAGTTAACATAGCTATGGCATCGTATTTTATTCTCTGACTAATAAACtagcttggtttttcttttttataagtaTTGTGAAATCTACATAAGTCATTCATATAAAGTCTGTAGATTTTTACAAATCAGTAAAAATCTGTGCTAAAAATCAGTAAAAGTCAATGGTttttaaaaaatcaataaaagtctatgaactttttatagaatccatggacttttgaaaaagtctatcatttaaaaaaactccacacaaatccaaatacaatacacccccctaagtttgacttttgagggctaaaatggtcatttcaacataaaaaataaaatttaaaaataattaaaaaaaattttaatttttttttttgtttctttgtttttttattttttttttttcttcaacctgtacaccacaagttataataggtttataaaaacaaaaaaatactctaggtggttgaaagtcgctccctagtctacgatatttgtgatatatcttcgataaaatgaagaattttaggatatatccccaataaagtgaagaaatatttgtaaaaaataattttacactttatctgtaaataaatatctgtatatccccaataaagtgaagaaatatctgtgtaaaatcatttttggtctacgatatttgtgatatatctccaataaatagaagaattttaggatatatccccaataaagtgaagaaatatctgtaaaaaatgattttacactttatctgtaaatatctgtatatccccaataaagtgaagaaatatctgtgtaaaatcatttttttacagatatttattaacagataaagtgtaaaattattttttacaggtatttcttcactttattggggatatatcctaaattcttcactttatcgaagatatgtcacaaatatcgtagaccagcgagcggttttcaactacctagagtattttttttgtttttataaacctattataacttgtggtgtatagattgaagacaaaatataaaaataaaaaaaattaaaaataataataaaaagaagaaacagaaaaaataaaaaataaaaaacgaagaaacaaaaagaaaaaaaaattattaaaaaacagaagaaaaaaaattttatttttttatttttttatttttttatgttgaaatgacaattttagccctccaaagtcaaacttaacgtccaatttagaCGGaatagtaaaaattggacacggctgattgaaattgtaaagtttagggggtaaaaaatcaaaattgaaagtagagggggtgaaatgatgacatccccaaacctcaggggggtaaactgaaattaatccttctccatatcattatgtgagaatcatCCCacggaaatatcttcaaccagcctgtgttgggtacaatggtcaaccaaattcaagcattccctggatgaaggccatggccctGGAATACATAAAGAAGATCATCGCTGAAGATAtcagcaataccttcctggcagcaggagagaaaacaATCATCattgcttacgatcatcctgacgtagtcagcagtgacctattcttatctctaaccagaaaagagatagactcgacgatggcatgcatgcgttgggtggaaaagcttgaaaataaCAACCAcaacaagatgtatgttgatacagatgtcgaggaCAATGCTacaacaactcgcatggcccaggcagacaacaactcctttgtctttggccactaATCTGAAACAGATGAAAATATGTAGCATCACGGGTGAAACCACGGGTGAAAGAAGAAAGCACCAAGACAAAAGGcaactgttttctttttcaaaagatacttttgctttttcaaaaagagaaagtgaaaaacatttcaccctaaccacttttgcttttccctgtccgac
Coding sequences:
- the LOC112169322 gene encoding protein ALP1-like isoform X2, whose protein sequence is MHNILDRDPQIFRDVYRMYPDVFRKLCSILKAKTPLRDTRHICVEEMLATFLLVVGQNNRYSEARLIFERSHFAVSRSFNKVLKALNTIAPQFMAKPESIPPNIRESTRFYPYFKDCVGAIDGTHIPATVVGREFIYVISGWEGSAHDSKVLNDAISRRNGLKVPPGKYYLGDCGFPNRRRFLAPFRGTRYHLKDFGGEGNHPVNAIELFNLRHASLRNVIERIFGIFKSRFTIFKSAPPFLYKTQAELVLACAGLHNFLRQECRSDEFPPEPEEDPIDNHEDNFEWDDFQTQDQQRENANEWRMSIATHMWTDAQPNANNENNDNQESENEGEE
- the LOC112169322 gene encoding protein ALP1-like isoform X1; translation: MHNILDRDPQIFRDVYRMYPDVFRKLCSILKAKTPLRDTRHICVEEMLATFLLVVGQNNRYSEARLIFERSHFAVSRSFNKVLKALNTIAPQFMAKPESIPPNIRESTRFYPYFKDCVGAIDGTHIPATVVGREVSRYRNRHGKISQNVLAACNFDLQFIYVISGWEGSAHDSKVLNDAISRRNGLKVPPGKYYLGDCGFPNRRRFLAPFRGTRYHLKDFGGEGNHPVNAIELFNLRHASLRNVIERIFGIFKSRFTIFKSAPPFLYKTQAELVLACAGLHNFLRQECRSDEFPPEPEEDPIDNHEDNFEWDDFQTQDQQRENANEWRMSIATHMWTDAQPNANNENNDNQESENEGEE